One Longimicrobiales bacterium DNA window includes the following coding sequences:
- a CDS encoding MBL fold metallo-hydrolase, translated as MSRLHVETFASGAFAQNGYIVWEDDATFAVAIDPGAAAPTMADFLVDNGLFCEAILLTHAHLDHIEGVAELVRRTGAAIHMHADDRALYDRVQQQAVAFGLEVESQPPIDATLEHGQRLRFGGIELEVRHVPGHSPGHVMFYSGEGGFALVGDVVFAGSIGRTDLPGGSMPTLMQSIRSQVLTLPDETVLYPGHGPSTTVERERVGNPFLVPNFGGSLA; from the coding sequence ATGAGCAGGCTGCACGTCGAGACGTTCGCGTCGGGTGCGTTCGCACAGAACGGGTACATCGTGTGGGAGGACGACGCGACGTTCGCCGTCGCGATCGACCCCGGCGCCGCCGCACCCACGATGGCAGACTTCCTCGTCGACAACGGCCTGTTCTGCGAGGCGATCCTGCTGACGCACGCGCACCTGGACCACATCGAAGGTGTCGCCGAGCTGGTGCGGCGCACCGGCGCAGCGATCCACATGCACGCTGACGACCGCGCGCTGTACGATCGCGTACAGCAGCAGGCCGTGGCCTTCGGACTCGAGGTCGAGAGCCAGCCGCCCATCGACGCCACGCTCGAGCACGGCCAGCGCCTGCGCTTCGGCGGCATCGAGCTGGAAGTCCGCCACGTGCCGGGGCACTCTCCCGGCCACGTGATGTTCTATTCCGGGGAAGGCGGCTTCGCCCTGGTGGGTGACGTCGTGTTCGCCGGGTCCATCGGCCGAACCGACCTTCCCGGCGGCAGCATGCCCACGCTGATGCAGTCGATCCGGTCGCAGGTGCTCACACTCCCGGACGAGACCGTGCTGTACCCCGGCCACGGACCGAGCACGACCGTTGAACGGGAGCGCGTGGGCAATCCCTTCCTCGTCCCGAACTTCGGCGGCTCGCTGGCATGA
- the nadA gene encoding quinolinate synthase NadA encodes MIAPVVTPLASPLHYARLSREELTERILRRKRELNAVVLGHNYQRGEIQDVSDFVGDSLGLSQTAADTDADVIMFCGVHFMAETAKILSPSKKVLMPDLRAGCPMADFVTGASLRQLKAQHPNAAVVTYVNSTAEVKAESDICCTSSNAVQVVESIERDRPIIFVPDRNLAKYVAERSGRAFRPASSTEHTGDPGEIIAWEGYCYVHDDMVMQELDEAQRAHPDAKVVIHPEARRDLLERADFVVSTSAMAEIAERYDSLIIGTERGLIDRLIARFPEKTIIPLSRAAICGNMKVNTLAKLAWSLDHEQHEVVLDEGIRSRAEQALRGMLAIAGGWRLPTDEEEAIEARSMAVAANGCGCA; translated from the coding sequence ATGATCGCACCGGTGGTGACGCCGCTTGCCAGCCCACTCCACTACGCCCGGCTCTCGCGCGAGGAGCTGACCGAGCGCATCCTGCGGCGCAAGCGCGAGCTGAACGCCGTGGTCCTGGGACACAACTATCAGCGCGGCGAGATCCAGGACGTCAGCGACTTCGTCGGTGACTCGCTCGGTCTGTCCCAGACCGCGGCAGACACCGATGCGGACGTCATCATGTTCTGCGGCGTGCACTTCATGGCGGAGACGGCGAAGATCCTCTCGCCGTCGAAGAAGGTGCTGATGCCGGACCTGCGTGCCGGATGTCCGATGGCCGACTTCGTCACGGGTGCCTCGCTGCGGCAGCTCAAGGCGCAGCACCCGAACGCCGCAGTCGTGACCTACGTGAACTCGACCGCCGAGGTCAAGGCGGAGAGCGACATCTGCTGCACCAGCTCCAACGCGGTGCAGGTCGTCGAATCGATCGAGCGCGATCGGCCCATCATCTTCGTCCCCGATCGCAACCTCGCGAAGTACGTCGCGGAGCGCAGCGGGCGTGCGTTCCGTCCCGCGTCGAGCACCGAGCACACGGGTGACCCGGGCGAGATCATCGCGTGGGAAGGCTACTGCTACGTGCACGACGACATGGTGATGCAGGAGCTGGACGAAGCGCAGCGCGCCCATCCCGACGCGAAGGTCGTGATCCACCCCGAAGCGCGCCGCGACCTGCTCGAGCGCGCGGACTTCGTGGTCTCGACGTCCGCCATGGCCGAGATCGCGGAGCGTTATGACTCCCTGATCATCGGCACGGAGCGCGGGCTCATCGACCGGCTGATCGCGCGCTTCCCGGAGAAGACGATCATTCCGCTGTCGCGGGCGGCGATCTGCGGCAACATGAAGGTGAACACCCTGGCCAAGCTCGCGTGGTCCCTGGATCACGAGCAGCACGAGGTCGTGCTGGATGAGGGCATCCGCAGCCGGGCCGAGCAGGCGCTGCGCGGCATGCTCGCGATCGCCGGCGGCTGGCGGCTGCCGACGGACGAGGAAGAGGCAATCGAGGCCCGCAGCATGGCCGTTGCCGCAAACGGCTGCGGCTGCGCATGA